One region of Quercus lobata isolate SW786 chromosome 2, ValleyOak3.0 Primary Assembly, whole genome shotgun sequence genomic DNA includes:
- the LOC115974762 gene encoding uncharacterized protein LOC115974762 produces MNDSGEVETMIIPRSKHVPYMPLMGDKIEVDFVEECHSLIESMKNWIWSSSQSSFDRQNKLSHEIELLQNKVESQASTIRTLERCLCSLGPREVGRSSDPVTDAAGVITPPADEEDPMKTTMQSKEDSSQHMKCLALQDPSHYQVRESTTMAASGSKSGHLPSSQQITFNDYDKEEKEKYIEPLVQRQGK; encoded by the exons ATGAATGACTCTGGTGAAGTTGAAACCATGATTATTCCACGCTCAAAGCATGTTCCTTACATGCCATTGATGGGAGACAAG ATTGAAGTAGATTTTGTTGAGGAGTGCCATTCCCTTATTGAGTCCATGAAGAACTGGATTTGGTCTAGTTCTCAATCATCTTTTGACCGTCAAAACAAACTTTCTCATGAAATTGAACTCTTG CAGAACAAGGTGGAAAGTCAAGCAAGTACCATAAGGACTCTAGAGAGATGTCTTTGTAGTTTAGGACCTCGTGAGGTTGGAAGATCAAGTGATCCCGTTACTGATGCAGCCGGTGTTATAACTCCTCCGGCTGATGAAGAAGATCCCATGAAAACCACAATGCAATCTAAAGAGGATTCCTCTCAACACATGAAGTGTCTTGCTCTTCAAGATCCTTCTCACTACCAGGTTCGTGAGAGTACAACTATGGCCGCGTCCGGATCCAAATCCGGACATCTTCCTTCTAGTCAACAGATTACCTTCAATGATTACGACAAGGAAGAGAAGGAGAAGTACATAGAACCTTTGGTACAACGTCAGGGAAAGTGA